One Pseudomonas tolaasii NCPPB 2192 genomic window carries:
- a CDS encoding aldo/keto reductase: MNMPELGFGTFRMPGDDCRAVVESALALGYRHIDTAAMYDNEAAVGQAIKHSGIPRDEVFLTTKVWHNQLAPSALLNAFEMSLDKLAVDYVDLYMVHWPTPEMDLPGMMNALVSLRDSGRAKAIGVCNFTLPMLHQAIDVLGAPIAAVQVEYHPFLDQRRLLDYLRGKGIPMVAYAPLAQGRAATDPVLAQIGARHSATAAQVALAWLRQQGVVAIPKAQRPQSQQANLDSLRVTLDEQDMHAIAQLPKDQRYVQPPFAPQWDAA, encoded by the coding sequence ATGAACATGCCTGAATTGGGTTTCGGCACCTTCCGCATGCCGGGCGATGACTGCCGCGCCGTGGTCGAAAGCGCGCTGGCGCTGGGCTATCGGCATATCGACACCGCCGCGATGTACGACAACGAGGCCGCCGTCGGCCAGGCCATCAAGCACTCGGGCATTCCCCGTGATGAGGTCTTCCTGACCACCAAGGTGTGGCACAACCAATTGGCGCCGTCGGCCTTGCTCAATGCGTTTGAAATGAGCCTCGACAAGCTGGCGGTGGATTACGTCGACCTGTACATGGTGCACTGGCCGACGCCCGAGATGGACCTGCCGGGCATGATGAATGCCCTGGTGAGCCTGCGCGACAGCGGCCGCGCCAAGGCCATCGGCGTGTGCAACTTTACGCTGCCGATGCTGCACCAGGCGATTGACGTGCTCGGTGCACCCATCGCCGCGGTGCAGGTGGAATATCACCCGTTCCTCGACCAGCGCCGGCTGCTTGATTACCTGCGTGGCAAAGGCATTCCCATGGTCGCCTACGCCCCCCTGGCCCAGGGCCGCGCTGCCACGGACCCGGTCTTGGCGCAGATTGGCGCCAGGCACAGCGCCACCGCCGCCCAGGTCGCCCTCGCCTGGCTGCGCCAACAAGGCGTGGTCGCGATCCCCAAGGCTCAGCGCCCGCAAAGCCAGCAAGCCAATCTGGATTCGCTGCGCGTCACGCTGGATGAACAAGACATGCACGCCATCGCCCAACTGCCCAAGGACCAGCGATACGTGCAACCGCCGTTTGCACCGCAGTGGGACGCTGCGTAA
- a CDS encoding UV damage endonuclease UvsE, with protein MTHPRIGFVCQYRHSERELSANALKLIEGPFNPRTTTLRWMESVTPQMARDKLVEIVTHNLAAQLRLLAYVAALPPTLRMLRVSSDLLPFYSHPKVAHVYKDPAIERQLIEGFAAIGELARASDIRLSFHPGQYCVLGSDNPGVVENSVAEFEYHADMIRMMGYGRRFQDLKCNVHIAGRLGVEGTRAVWSRLSEAARNCITFENDEKTYGLDHCLQVADLAPVVLDIHHCWIHEDDYIDPHASRVAQVIDSWRGVRPTMHYSQPPESLQALGFDAEHKLEMDALLKVVSKRDLYAHSAQMWNRWTNDYALQFLDRFDIMIEAKDKNVASQAFYEYWQRSVAM; from the coding sequence ATGACCCATCCCCGCATCGGCTTCGTCTGCCAATACCGGCATTCCGAGCGTGAGCTTTCAGCCAATGCCTTGAAGCTGATCGAAGGCCCGTTCAACCCGCGCACCACCACCCTGCGCTGGATGGAAAGCGTGACGCCACAGATGGCCCGCGACAAATTGGTGGAAATCGTGACCCACAACCTGGCTGCGCAATTGCGCCTGCTGGCGTACGTGGCCGCGCTGCCGCCGACGTTGCGCATGCTGCGCGTAAGCAGTGATTTGCTGCCGTTCTACAGCCACCCGAAAGTCGCGCATGTGTACAAAGACCCGGCCATCGAACGGCAATTGATCGAAGGTTTCGCCGCCATCGGCGAGCTGGCGCGGGCCTCGGACATTCGCCTGTCGTTCCACCCCGGCCAATACTGCGTGCTGGGCTCGGACAACCCCGGCGTGGTGGAAAACAGTGTGGCCGAGTTCGAATACCACGCTGACATGATCCGCATGATGGGCTATGGCCGGCGTTTTCAGGACCTCAAATGCAACGTGCACATCGCCGGGCGTTTGGGCGTGGAGGGAACCCGCGCGGTGTGGTCGCGCTTGTCCGAGGCAGCACGCAATTGCATCACCTTTGAAAATGACGAGAAAACCTACGGCCTCGACCACTGCCTGCAAGTTGCCGACCTGGCGCCGGTGGTGCTGGATATTCACCATTGCTGGATCCACGAAGACGACTACATCGACCCGCATGCTTCGCGGGTCGCGCAGGTGATCGACAGCTGGCGCGGCGTACGCCCGACGATGCACTACTCCCAGCCTCCGGAAAGCCTGCAGGCGTTGGGGTTTGACGCCGAGCACAAGCTGGAAATGGATGCGCTGCTGAAGGTGGTCTCCAAGCGCGACCTCTACGCTCACAGTGCGCAGATGTGGAACCGCTGGACCAACGATTACGCGCTGCAGTTTCTTGACCGCTTCGACATCATGATTGAAGCCAAGGACAAGAACGTCGCGTCCCAGGCTTTTTATGAGTACTGGCAGCGAAGCGTCGCCATGTAG